The proteins below are encoded in one region of Mya arenaria isolate MELC-2E11 chromosome 15, ASM2691426v1:
- the LOC128219939 gene encoding cullin-4A-like translates to MPLSNANKRVLHEQQRKEDGKVSKKRRLSDADSQQNKKSKPNPEDVMTDSQKRANFSAIPSPGSNGVHRHAAPLGTSKPGTTKKLVIKNFKEKPKLPENYQQEAWGKLREAVEAIHTRRAIRSSLEELYQAVENMCSYKMSSMLYEQLKQVCESHVKCNISKFLEENVGYEEFLKKIDNCWQAHCQQMIMIRSIFLFLDRTYVLQNSAILSIWDMGLDLFRTHIVGHRIVQNRTVEGLLQLIERERTGEAVDRGRLKSLLRMLSDLQIYVDAFEKRFLEATDDLYRAEGQRLMEERDVPEYLHHVEKRLEEENERLLHYLDQSTKKPVISLVEKQLLEQHISQMLQKGLNQLLSENRISDLTRIFNLLSRVKNGQKELCAATALYIKNTGRMIVLNTNNDPDKDRDMVQTMLDFKDKIDNVISTCFAKHEQFMNAMRESFESFINARQNKPAEYIAKYVDNKLRAGNKEATEEELERLLDKIMVLFRFIHGKDVFEAFYKKDLAKRLLVGKSASVDAEKSMLSKLKQECGSAFTVKLEGMFKDMELSKDIMLAFKQSIQAEKTPTGLELTVNILTMGHWPTYTPMEVHLPPEMVKLQEVFKKFYLGKHSGRKLQWQPTLGHCVLKAGFTGGKKELQVSLFQTLCLLLFNEGDLFSLEEIKQATAIEDSELRRTLQSLACGKAKVLLKAPKGKDVEDGDKFKFNDDFKHKLYRIKINQIQMKETQEENVSTTERVFQDRQYQVDAAIVRIMKTRKALTHNLLISELYNQLKFPVKPADLKKRIESLIDRDYMERDKDNPNSYNYVA, encoded by the exons ATGCCTCTCTCAAATGCAAATAAGCGTGTTCTGCATGAACAGCAACGTAAAGAGGACGGAAAGGTTTCTAAAAAGAGGCGACTGAGCGACGCAGATtctcaacaaaataaaaaatctaaacCTAACCCAGAGGACGTTATGACAGACTCTCAGAAACGTGCTAATTTCTCAGCTATTCCAAGCCCTGGGAGTAATGGGGTTCACAGGCATGCAGCTCCCCTTGGAACTAGCAAACCAGGGACAACAAAGAAACTAGTTATCAAAAATTTTAAAG agaaGCCAAAATTACCAGAGAATTATCAGCAGGAAGCATGGGGCAAGCTACGGGAAGCAGTGGAAGCTATTCACACGAGGAGAGCAATACGCTCAAGTCTCGAAGAACTGTATCAGGCTGTGGAAAATATGTGCTCATACAAGATGTCATCAATGTTATACGAACAGTTGAAACAAGTCTGTGAATCACATGTGAAGTGCAACATCTCAAAGTTCTTGGAA GAAAACGTAGGTTATGAGGAGTTCCTGAAGAAAATAGATAATTGTTGGCAAGCCCATTGTCAACAGATG ATAATGATCAGAAGTATATTCCTTTTCCTAGATAGAACATATGTTTTGCAGAATTCTGCAATATTGTCTATATG GGATATGGGCCTAGACTTGTTTCGCACACACATCGTAGGACACCGAATTGTGCAGAATCGAACAGTAGAAGGGCTGTTACAGTTGATTGAGCGCGAGAGAACTGGTGAGGCAGTTGATAGGGGCCGTCTCAAAAGTCTTCTGCGTATGCTGTCTGATCTTCAG ATCTATGTGGACGCATTTGAGAAGCGCTTCCTGGAGGCAACAGATGACCTTTACCGGGCAGAGGGGCAGCGACTTATGGAGGAGAGAGAT GTGCCTGAATACCTCCATCATGTGGAAAAGAGACTGGAAGAGGAGAATGAGCGCCTGCTGCATTACCTAGACCAGTCTACAAA GAAACCTGTGATATCATTGGTGGAGAAGCAGCTGTTGGAACAGCACATTTCACAGATGCTTCAGAAAG GATTAAACCAGTTGCTATCAGAAAACCGGATCTCTGACTTAACACGAATATTTAACCTGTTGTCTCGTGTAAAAAACGGCCAGAAAGAATTATGTGCTGCTACTGCACTATATATCAAA AACACTGGTCGTATGATAGTTCTGAACACCAACAATGATCCTGACAAGGATAGAGACATGGTCCAGACAATGCTGG atttcAAAGACAAGATAGACAATGTAATTAGCACATGTTTTGCAAAGCATGAACAGTTTATGAATGCCATGAGGGAGAGTTTTGAGAGCTTCATTAACGCCAGACAAAACAAACCTGCAGAGTACATAG CAAAATATGTGGACAACAAGCTGCGAGCGGGAAACAAGGAGGCAACAGAAGAAGAGTTGGAGAGACTGTTGGACAAAATCATGGTCCTGTTCAGATTCATACATG GTAAAGATGTGTTTGAGGCGTTTTACAAGAAGGACCTTGCCAAGCGATTGTTGGTGGGCAAGTCAGCCTCAGTGGATGCAGAAAAGTCCATGCTCTCTAAACTTAAACAAG AATGTGGCAGTGCTTTCACAGTGAAGCTGGAAGGAATGTTCAAAGACATGGAGCTGTCCAAAGATATCATGCTGGCTTTCAAACAG TCAATCCAAGCAGAGAAGACTCCCACAGGTCTTGAACTGACTGTGAACATTTTGACGATGGGCCATTGGCCAACATATACACCCATGGAGGTCCATCTGCCACCGGAG ATGGTGAAACTACAGGAGGTGTTTAAGAAGTTTTACCTTGGCAAGCACAGCGGCCGTAAACTTCAATGGCAGCCAACTCTCGGGCATTGTGTACTGAAGGCTGGCTTCACAGGG GGTAAGAAAGAGCTGCAGGTGTCCCTATTCCAGACCCTGTGTCTGCTGCTCTTCAACGAGGGAGATTTGTTTTCCCTGGAAGAGATCAAACAAGCCACTGCCATAG AGGACAGTGAATTACGGAGAACTCTGCAGTCACTTGCCTGTGGGAAGGCCAAGGTTCTTCTGAAGGCTCCTAAG GGAAAGGATGTAGAAGATGGTGACAAGTTCAAGTTCAATGATGACTTCAAGCACAAGCTGTACCGTATCAAGATCAATCAGATCCAGATGAAAGAAACG CAAGAGGAAAACGTGAGCACCACGGAGCGTGTGTTCCAAGATCGGCAGTACCAGGTGGATGCGGCCATTGTACGCATCATGAAGACGCGGAAAGCACTCACACACAATCTTCTTATCTCCGAGCTCTATAACCAGCTCAAATTTCCCGTCAAA CCTGCAGACCTGAAGAAGCGAATTGAGAGCCTTATAGATCGGGATTACATGGAGCGCGACAAGGATAATCCGAACTCCTACAACTACGTCGCATAG